AGCGCCGCAGGCATCGTCCCCGACCGCGATGACCCAACCGGGTTGAGGCATGGCATCATAAGTCTTTTTGACCGCCTCCGCCATGGCTAGAGTAACGGCGCCGGTGATGATGATGACATCGGCGTGGCGGGGGGAGGCGACGAAGGTGACGCCGAAGCGCTCGACGTCATAATACGGCGTCGAGAGATTGTTGAGTTCTATCTCCGCCGCGTTGTCACTGCCGGAATCCACCTCACGGATGGCCAGGCTACGGCCGAAAATGCGGTCGATCTCACCTTTGAGTTCAAGACCTAACTTTTCGAACTCAACATCGGCACCCGAAACGGGCGCCGCTCGTTTGGGTCGTAAGACATTGCCCAGGATATCGAGGAGGCTCATAGATCGTTACCCGCGTAGGATAGATTCAAACTTTTATTGATAAGCGGGAAATCCGGCACGATGTTGCCGATAACGGCGTGTTCGATGGCCAGCCAGTTGCAGAATGAGGCGGTGCGGACCTTCCAGCGGTCGATACGCCCGTCTTTAAGGTATAACCA
The genomic region above belongs to Dehalogenimonas sp. THU2 and contains:
- the nuoB gene encoding NADH-quinone oxidoreductase subunit NuoB — its product is MSLLDILGNVLRPKRAAPVSGADVEFEKLGLELKGEIDRIFGRSLAIREVDSGSDNAAEIELNNLSTPYYDVERFGVTFVASPRHADVIIITGAVTLAMAEAVKKTYDAMPQPGWVIAVGDDACGAGILNDSYAVLGGADKVLPVALKIPGNPPAPAEIIGGLLSFMAMIRHEVGQPEKKTASPAV